A single Cryomorphaceae bacterium DNA region contains:
- the murB gene encoding UDP-N-acetylmuramate dehydrogenase, which yields MNWTSQADLTSYNTFGLSAKAQHFGRFENVEDLREALREIGHAPMMVLGGGSNMLLTADFEGYILRNEIRGIEMLSEDEASAIVRVGGGEVWHDFVLWCIAQGLGGVENLSLIPGSVGAAPIQNIGAYGVELESVFESCSAVELANGTVREFTPAECDFGYRWSVFKGPLKGKYVITSVTFRLTKNPEVNTSYGAISAQLETMGVQGTPSIKEVSDAVIAIRESKLPNPAEIGNSGSFFKNPIVDGEKHAALKAEFPELVSYRAVGTSHKIAAGWMIDYLGWKGYRKGDAGVHARQALVLVNYGGATGVEIAQLARDIQDDVRAKFGIELEAEVNFIGAHGPL from the coding sequence ATGAATTGGACTTCCCAAGCCGATCTGACCTCCTACAACACCTTTGGACTCAGCGCCAAAGCCCAGCATTTTGGTCGCTTTGAAAACGTCGAAGATTTGCGTGAAGCGCTCCGTGAAATTGGCCATGCTCCAATGATGGTTCTCGGTGGCGGAAGCAACATGCTCTTGACCGCCGACTTCGAGGGCTATATTCTGCGGAATGAAATCCGAGGAATTGAAATGCTCTCTGAAGATGAAGCTTCGGCCATCGTCCGCGTCGGAGGTGGAGAGGTTTGGCATGACTTTGTGCTTTGGTGCATTGCCCAAGGTTTAGGAGGAGTCGAAAACTTGAGTTTGATTCCGGGCTCTGTGGGCGCCGCCCCAATTCAGAATATCGGCGCTTATGGCGTAGAACTGGAGAGCGTCTTTGAATCGTGTTCCGCTGTTGAACTCGCCAACGGGACCGTTCGTGAGTTTACGCCTGCCGAGTGCGATTTCGGATATCGATGGAGTGTATTTAAAGGCCCCCTGAAAGGAAAGTATGTCATCACCTCCGTGACCTTTCGCTTGACCAAAAATCCAGAAGTTAATACGAGCTATGGGGCTATTTCGGCCCAACTGGAAACCATGGGTGTCCAGGGAACTCCTTCCATCAAGGAAGTTAGCGACGCGGTCATCGCCATACGCGAAAGCAAACTCCCTAATCCGGCCGAGATCGGGAATAGCGGTTCCTTCTTTAAGAACCCCATAGTCGACGGTGAAAAGCACGCCGCCTTAAAGGCTGAATTTCCGGAACTGGTGTCTTATCGTGCCGTAGGCACTTCGCACAAAATTGCCGCCGGTTGGATGATCGATTACTTAGGTTGGAAGGGGTATCGAAAAGGTGATGCTGGGGTGCATGCCCGTCAGGCGCTGGTGCTCGTGAACTACGGAGGGGCCACTGGTGTTGAAATAGCACAGTTGGCTCGAGATATTCAGGACGATGTACGCGCTAAATTTGGCATTGAACTGGAGGCCGAAGTCAACTTCATTGGGGCGCACGGTCCCCTTTGA
- a CDS encoding Na(+)-translocating NADH-quinone reductase subunit A: MSKDIKIKRGVDIKLVGGADKVYGEVSPSETYVIKPTDFHGVVPKLLVAEGDEVLAGTQLFYSKDDDRIRFTAPVSGEVAEIKRGEKRKILEVKILADKEVRYESFNTGNPAELGKEKVTALMLEAGLWPLVRQRPYDVIANPDATPKAIFISAFDSSPLAPDYDFLMEGREADFQAGIDALNTLTDGQVHLSTRAKSTPAKVFSDAQNVVNHNVSGPHPAGNVGIQIHHVDPINKGEAVWYVNPQDVATIGAFFNTGKYDASKTICVAGSEVNQPRYYKVVSGVQLSAMLNGNLKEGNTRVISGNVLTGSKVSADGYLGYYDHMVTAIPEGDEPELFGWIAPGFNKFSTSRAFWSWLMPGKKYSLDTNMHGEKRAFVVTGQYESVLPMDIYPQQLIKAIMVGDIEAMERLGIYEVSAEDFALCEVVCTSKMELQKTIQEGLDMIKHEMS, from the coding sequence ATGTCTAAAGACATTAAGATTAAGCGTGGGGTGGATATCAAGCTTGTTGGCGGTGCCGACAAAGTCTACGGAGAGGTGTCCCCATCTGAAACCTACGTGATTAAGCCGACTGATTTTCATGGTGTTGTTCCAAAATTGCTCGTTGCAGAAGGCGATGAGGTGCTTGCCGGTACCCAGCTTTTTTACAGCAAGGATGACGACCGCATTCGTTTTACCGCTCCTGTGAGTGGCGAGGTTGCTGAAATCAAACGCGGTGAAAAGAGAAAGATTTTAGAGGTCAAGATTTTGGCCGATAAAGAAGTACGCTACGAAAGCTTCAACACAGGTAATCCTGCCGAGCTAGGCAAGGAAAAAGTGACCGCGTTGATGTTGGAGGCAGGGCTTTGGCCTTTGGTGCGTCAGCGTCCGTACGACGTGATCGCCAATCCAGATGCAACGCCGAAAGCGATTTTTATTTCTGCCTTTGATAGTTCTCCCTTAGCGCCGGATTACGACTTCTTGATGGAAGGTCGTGAAGCTGATTTCCAGGCGGGAATCGATGCTTTGAACACTTTGACTGATGGTCAAGTGCACTTGAGTACTCGAGCCAAGTCAACGCCAGCGAAGGTATTTTCAGATGCGCAGAACGTAGTGAACCACAACGTTTCGGGTCCTCACCCAGCGGGAAATGTGGGCATCCAGATTCACCACGTTGATCCAATCAATAAAGGAGAGGCTGTTTGGTACGTGAATCCGCAGGATGTCGCGACCATTGGAGCATTCTTCAATACTGGAAAATACGACGCGTCTAAAACCATTTGTGTTGCTGGATCTGAAGTGAACCAACCGCGTTACTACAAGGTTGTATCTGGAGTACAACTAAGTGCGATGTTGAACGGAAACTTGAAGGAAGGAAACACGCGTGTAATCTCCGGAAATGTGTTGACCGGAAGTAAGGTCAGTGCGGATGGATACTTGGGTTACTACGACCATATGGTAACGGCCATCCCAGAAGGAGACGAGCCTGAGCTCTTTGGTTGGATTGCACCGGGATTCAACAAGTTCAGTACTTCACGGGCTTTCTGGTCTTGGTTGATGCCAGGCAAGAAATACTCCTTGGATACCAACATGCACGGAGAAAAGCGCGCTTTTGTAGTGACCGGTCAGTACGAGTCTGTACTTCCGATGGATATCTATCCACAACAGTTGATCAAAGCGATCATGGTCGGAGATATCGAAGCTATGGAGCGTTTGGGAATTTATGAGGTCAGTGCCGAGGACTTCGCGTTGTGCGAGGTTGTTTGTACTTCTAAAATGGAATTGCAAAAGACCATTCAGGAAGGACTCGACATGATCAAACACGAAATGTCTTAA
- a CDS encoding membrane or secreted protein: protein MKLVLLTVGLLALGMAGLAIKILGKKDGEFSGTCASNSPFLNKEGESCSICGAAPSEQCQNKELAKSA, encoded by the coding sequence TTGAAGCTGGTTTTGCTTACGGTTGGCCTCCTTGCCTTGGGTATGGCAGGCTTGGCTATTAAGATTTTAGGAAAGAAAGACGGTGAGTTTTCGGGCACTTGTGCCAGTAATTCTCCATTTCTGAACAAGGAAGGTGAATCGTGCAGTATCTGTGGTGCCGCACCGAGCGAGCAGTGCCAAAACAAGGAATTGGCAAAATCGGCATAA
- a CDS encoding NADH:ubiquinone reductase (Na(+)-transporting) subunit F, with protein MLLSTLTIVSTVVAFAIIIMLLVSILLTAKAKLAPSGPVRLTINGEQEVEVESGSTLLSTLGNNKIFLPSACGGGGTCAMCKCQVMEGGGEILPTEKPYFTRKEIQDNWRLGCQVKVKNDMKIAVPEEIFGIKKWECEVVSNDNVATFIKEFVVKLPEGETLDFLSGGYIQVDVPALEVDFSKDLYNIGDEYKPDYDKFGIWDLKMKNDEPIFRAYSMANHPAEGNIIMLNIRIATPPWDRAKNTWMDVNPGICSSYVFSRKPGDKVTISGPYGEFHIKDTKKEMLYIGGGAGMAPLRSHIFHLFHTEKTRDRKVSYWYGGRSKRELFYTEDFRQIEKEFDNFSYNIALSEPLPEDNWDGYTGFIHNVVLENYLKHHPEPEEIEYYLCGPPMMNAAVFKMLDDLGVPDENIAFDDFGG; from the coding sequence ATGCTTTTAAGTACACTCACAATAGTATCAACGGTCGTTGCTTTCGCCATCATCATTATGTTGCTGGTGTCGATTCTTCTGACCGCAAAAGCAAAATTGGCCCCTTCTGGACCTGTTCGCTTGACCATCAATGGAGAGCAAGAGGTGGAAGTGGAGTCTGGAAGCACATTGCTCAGCACCTTGGGGAACAACAAGATCTTCTTGCCTTCTGCTTGTGGAGGTGGTGGAACTTGTGCCATGTGTAAATGTCAGGTGATGGAAGGCGGAGGTGAAATCCTGCCAACTGAAAAGCCTTACTTCACACGAAAAGAAATCCAAGACAATTGGCGTTTGGGTTGCCAGGTGAAGGTGAAGAACGACATGAAGATCGCTGTTCCTGAAGAGATCTTCGGAATTAAAAAGTGGGAATGCGAGGTTGTTTCAAACGACAACGTAGCCACCTTTATCAAGGAATTTGTCGTGAAGCTTCCTGAAGGAGAAACTTTGGACTTCTTGTCTGGAGGATATATTCAGGTTGACGTTCCTGCACTAGAAGTGGACTTCAGTAAGGATCTGTACAACATTGGTGATGAGTACAAGCCGGATTACGACAAGTTTGGTATTTGGGATCTGAAAATGAAAAATGACGAGCCCATCTTCCGCGCATACTCGATGGCTAATCACCCTGCTGAGGGTAACATCATCATGTTGAACATTCGTATCGCTACTCCACCCTGGGATCGTGCGAAAAATACATGGATGGATGTGAATCCTGGAATCTGTTCTTCTTACGTATTCTCGCGCAAGCCAGGGGATAAAGTGACCATCTCAGGACCTTATGGAGAATTCCATATTAAGGACACTAAGAAAGAAATGTTGTACATCGGTGGTGGGGCTGGAATGGCACCATTGCGTTCACACATCTTCCACTTGTTCCACACGGAAAAGACACGTGATCGCAAGGTTTCTTACTGGTATGGAGGTCGCTCAAAACGCGAGCTCTTCTACACCGAGGATTTCCGTCAGATCGAAAAGGAGTTTGACAACTTCAGTTACAACATCGCATTGAGTGAGCCACTGCCAGAAGACAATTGGGATGGCTACACAGGATTCATTCACAATGTGGTATTGGAGAACTACTTGAAACATCACCCAGAGCCAGAGGAAATCGAATACTACCTCTGCGGACCGCCCATGATGAATGCGGCTGTCTTCAAGATGTTGGATGATCTCGGGGTACCCGATGAAAACATTGCCTTCGACGACTTCGGAGGTTAA
- a CDS encoding NADH:ubiquinone reductase (Na(+)-transporting) subunit B, with amino-acid sequence MKKLLRNFFDGVKPNFEKGGKFEKLHPALDAFETFVFVPGETTHSGAHVRDGIDLKRTMFFVIIALVPALLFGMYNIGYQHFSQTGEAYTLTSAFLYGAIKVLPMIVVSYGVGLGIEFLFAIIRGHQVNEGYLVSGMLIPLIMPVDLPLWMLAISVVFAVIIGKEVFGGTGMNILNPALTARAFLFFAYPTFMSGNTVWVADASTVDAISGETILGGLAAGKEVLSETAAAGYGSWTPMEAFLGLIPGSVGETSTLAIILGAAFLLWTGIGSWRIMLSGLVGATVMGLIFNAFSVNALMATPWYQHLVIGGFAFGLVFMATDPVSAAQTNKGKWIYGFLVGFFAIMIRVFNPAYPEGIMLAILLMNVFAPLIDHYVVEANVKKRLKRMNTANA; translated from the coding sequence ATGAAGAAACTATTGCGCAATTTCTTTGACGGTGTAAAGCCGAATTTTGAAAAGGGAGGAAAGTTTGAAAAACTGCACCCCGCCCTTGATGCTTTCGAAACCTTTGTTTTTGTACCTGGGGAGACCACTCACTCTGGAGCCCACGTACGCGACGGTATCGATTTGAAACGTACGATGTTCTTCGTGATCATCGCCTTGGTTCCCGCTTTGTTGTTCGGTATGTACAACATTGGATACCAGCACTTCTCACAAACTGGTGAGGCCTATACCTTGACCAGCGCTTTCCTTTACGGAGCTATCAAAGTTCTTCCCATGATCGTTGTATCCTACGGCGTTGGATTGGGGATTGAATTCTTGTTTGCCATCATTCGCGGACACCAAGTGAATGAAGGATACTTGGTTTCGGGAATGTTGATTCCACTCATTATGCCAGTCGACCTTCCACTTTGGATGTTGGCCATCTCAGTGGTCTTTGCGGTAATCATCGGTAAAGAGGTATTTGGTGGAACCGGCATGAATATTCTTAACCCAGCACTTACGGCTCGAGCGTTTTTGTTCTTCGCCTATCCGACATTCATGTCTGGAAACACGGTATGGGTTGCAGATGCCTCAACTGTAGATGCTATCTCTGGGGAGACCATTCTCGGTGGTTTGGCAGCAGGAAAAGAGGTGTTGAGTGAAACGGCCGCTGCAGGTTACGGAAGCTGGACGCCGATGGAAGCTTTCTTGGGACTCATCCCAGGTTCTGTTGGTGAAACGAGTACACTTGCGATTATTTTAGGAGCAGCTTTCTTGCTGTGGACGGGTATCGGAAGCTGGCGAATCATGCTCAGCGGATTGGTAGGGGCCACAGTAATGGGTCTTATTTTCAATGCATTCTCAGTAAACGCTTTGATGGCAACTCCATGGTACCAACACTTGGTCATTGGAGGATTTGCTTTTGGATTGGTCTTTATGGCAACGGATCCGGTATCGGCTGCTCAGACGAACAAGGGAAAGTGGATCTACGGATTCTTGGTCGGTTTCTTCGCGATCATGATTCGCGTATTTAACCCGGCTTATCCAGAGGGTATCATGTTGGCCATTCTCTTGATGAATGTATTTGCACCATTAATCGACCATTACGTGGTTGAGGCGAACGTCAAGAAGAGATTGAAACGAATGAACACCGCAAACGCATAA
- the nqrC gene encoding NADH:ubiquinone reductase (Na(+)-transporting) subunit C yields the protein MAVDVNKNSYTFIFAAAMVVVVGVILSAAAISLKPMQDKNIENEKKQDILSTIGFAKDETSREEAAELFPEYVNKQIVLDMSGAEVEGEAFKIDLAKQVKLPVEEQTWPLYIAEKDGKTFYVVPLRGKGLWGPIWGYVSLEEDLNTIYGASFDHKTETPGLGAEINKGFFQDQFIGKKLFENGEFISVAVVKGGASGQYEVDGISGGTITSNGVDAMLKDCISFYLPYFEQIQGGQMTMNAQ from the coding sequence ATGGCTGTAGACGTCAATAAGAATAGTTACACCTTCATTTTTGCCGCTGCTATGGTTGTAGTGGTAGGGGTGATCCTGTCGGCTGCGGCGATTAGCCTCAAGCCCATGCAGGATAAGAACATTGAAAACGAGAAGAAGCAAGATATCCTCTCGACCATTGGGTTTGCTAAGGACGAAACCTCTCGTGAAGAAGCGGCAGAGCTTTTCCCTGAGTACGTCAACAAGCAAATCGTTTTGGATATGTCCGGAGCAGAGGTTGAAGGAGAGGCTTTCAAAATCGATTTGGCCAAGCAGGTAAAGCTTCCTGTTGAAGAGCAGACCTGGCCGTTATACATCGCCGAGAAAGATGGAAAGACCTTTTACGTTGTTCCTCTCCGTGGCAAAGGTCTTTGGGGCCCTATCTGGGGATATGTTTCCTTGGAGGAAGATTTGAATACCATTTACGGAGCAAGTTTTGACCACAAAACGGAAACTCCCGGTCTTGGTGCTGAAATCAACAAAGGATTCTTCCAAGATCAATTCATCGGGAAAAAGCTTTTTGAAAATGGTGAGTTCATCAGTGTAGCCGTCGTGAAAGGAGGAGCCTCAGGGCAGTATGAAGTAGACGGAATCTCGGGTGGTACTATTACCAGTAATGGAGTTGATGCAATGTTGAAAGACTGTATCTCCTTCTACCTTCCTTACTTCGAGCAGATCCAGGGAGGCCAAATGACCATGAACGCACAATAA
- a CDS encoding FAD:protein FMN transferase produces the protein MRLRNTTLFLSAAALLSACTVRPEGQIVRYQGEAQGTTYQITTIVTDDDQSFERSIDSIFKAVDQSMNPWHRTSLITRLNEGDTAVRIDGLFREVYNKSVEINRETGGRFDITVGALVNAYGFGPAGPSRMDSSRVDSLMRYVGMDKVQVDGDRVTKESPNVVFDFNAIAQGYTVDLLAEFLEAKGVTDYLVEVGGELRAKGVNLEGRVWRVGIDKPTEERGSDPFQAIIALPGKSLATSGNYRKFRIDEETGQRYVHTVDPLTGYTVQQNLLSATVVADQAMDADGYATAFMVMGLEASMEFINSHEGLEALLVYSDDKGEWKVYESKGFTELIR, from the coding sequence ATGCGCTTAAGAAATACCACCTTGTTCTTATCGGCAGCAGCACTCCTCTCCGCCTGTACCGTAAGACCCGAAGGTCAGATCGTCCGATATCAGGGCGAGGCCCAAGGGACCACTTATCAAATCACAACCATCGTTACCGACGACGATCAGTCCTTTGAACGATCCATAGATTCCATATTTAAGGCCGTTGACCAGAGTATGAATCCCTGGCACCGTACATCCCTGATTACTCGATTGAATGAAGGGGACACCGCAGTACGGATCGATGGTCTTTTTCGCGAGGTCTACAATAAGTCTGTCGAAATCAACCGAGAAACCGGTGGTCGCTTTGACATAACGGTGGGCGCTTTAGTCAATGCCTACGGATTTGGTCCTGCCGGTCCTTCTCGAATGGACAGCAGCCGAGTAGATAGCCTAATGCGCTACGTGGGCATGGACAAAGTCCAGGTAGATGGGGACCGAGTCACCAAGGAGTCGCCAAATGTGGTTTTCGACTTCAACGCGATCGCACAGGGGTACACCGTGGACTTGTTAGCAGAATTCCTAGAGGCCAAAGGGGTCACTGATTACCTCGTTGAAGTGGGAGGTGAACTTCGCGCGAAGGGGGTCAATCTGGAAGGACGTGTTTGGCGTGTGGGCATAGATAAACCAACTGAAGAGCGCGGATCAGATCCTTTCCAGGCGATCATTGCCCTACCGGGGAAGTCCCTAGCCACATCTGGAAACTACCGCAAGTTCAGAATTGATGAAGAAACAGGGCAGCGCTACGTGCATACTGTTGACCCATTAACTGGATATACGGTTCAGCAGAATCTGCTCAGCGCAACCGTAGTAGCTGACCAGGCGATGGACGCAGACGGCTACGCCACAGCCTTTATGGTGATGGGCTTAGAGGCCTCCATGGAATTCATAAACAGCCACGAAGGACTCGAGGCCTTATTGGTCTACAGTGATGATAAAGGGGAGTGGAAGGTCTACGAATCAAAGGGTTTTACCGAATTGATTCGCTAG
- the nqrE gene encoding NADH:ubiquinone reductase (Na(+)-transporting) subunit E, translating into MQELVNIFVKSIFVDNMIFAYFLGMCSYLAVSKTVKTGVGLGAAVIFVLGVTVPINWLLENYILKEGALSWLGAEFATVDLSFLSFIMFIAVIASMVQLVEMIVEKFAPALYGALGIFLPLIAVNCSILGGALFMQERDYPTIVEATAFGLGSGVGWFLAIVGIAAIREKIRYSNVPAPLRGLGITFIITGLMGIAFMSFMGIEL; encoded by the coding sequence ATGCAAGAACTCGTAAATATTTTCGTCAAGTCGATCTTTGTCGACAACATGATTTTCGCCTATTTCTTGGGAATGTGTTCCTATTTGGCGGTATCTAAAACGGTTAAAACAGGTGTAGGTCTCGGAGCTGCGGTAATTTTCGTTCTAGGAGTAACCGTACCCATCAACTGGTTGTTGGAGAACTACATTTTGAAAGAAGGAGCATTGAGCTGGTTGGGAGCAGAATTTGCAACTGTTGATTTGAGCTTTTTGTCCTTCATTATGTTCATCGCGGTCATCGCATCGATGGTTCAGTTGGTTGAGATGATTGTTGAGAAGTTCGCCCCAGCGCTTTACGGTGCTTTGGGAATCTTTTTGCCATTGATCGCTGTTAACTGTTCTATTCTTGGAGGGGCGCTCTTCATGCAAGAACGCGACTATCCAACCATCGTTGAAGCTACGGCATTCGGCCTGGGTTCGGGTGTGGGCTGGTTCTTGGCGATCGTAGGAATTGCTGCGATTCGTGAAAAGATTCGCTACAGCAACGTTCCAGCGCCTTTGAGAGGGTTGGGGATAACCTTTATCATCACGGGATTGATGGGTATCGCCTTCATGAGTTTTATGGGAATCGAATTGTAA
- a CDS encoding DUF5103 domain-containing protein, translated as MKRLLCLGFLVFSLTSWASRPDAGPASFESIDGLRYEDYVYQDFIETVLLYNTKDSLAFPMMRLNQGGRMRLHFDDLVGDFQRYSYTFVHCNWDWTPSQLQKQEYLAGFDNNFIDDYEFSFNTIVPYTHYQLEFPNQNVRFLKSGNYLLVVYADNDPNKIVLTRRFLIWEPIVSAPMFVRRPTVVDYRDEYQEIDFEVNHGGYNIPYPYQDLHVVLVQNRRWDNAIYNLQPLFVRDGSLSYNYEYENLFLGGNEYRYFDTKDLITFQSRVSQIKFDTLFQVLVTPDQPRRFTTYSFWPDVNGQRVIRNIRGRNPHVDGDYAMTHFRLYMPEPTTEGNIYVYGGLSDWRIDPRYMMRYNYKRGAYEAQILLKQGYYNYEYVLVRDGTGQVDPSYIEGTHFETENQYSVLVYHREMGQRYDRLVGVSTVNATEFY; from the coding sequence ATGAAGCGACTGCTCTGCCTAGGTTTCCTTGTTTTTAGTCTGACTTCTTGGGCCTCACGGCCCGATGCTGGACCTGCCTCTTTTGAATCGATCGACGGGCTTCGCTATGAAGACTACGTTTATCAGGATTTCATTGAAACGGTTCTTCTGTACAACACCAAGGATAGCCTTGCTTTTCCGATGATGCGACTCAATCAAGGCGGTCGCATGCGTCTGCATTTTGATGATCTGGTTGGAGACTTTCAACGATACTCGTACACCTTTGTCCATTGCAATTGGGACTGGACTCCTTCCCAACTTCAGAAACAGGAATACCTCGCTGGCTTCGACAACAACTTCATAGACGACTACGAATTCTCCTTCAACACTATTGTTCCCTACACGCATTATCAATTGGAGTTTCCGAACCAGAACGTTCGATTCTTGAAGTCCGGCAATTACTTGCTCGTAGTCTACGCGGACAACGACCCCAATAAAATCGTATTGACCAGGCGCTTTTTGATCTGGGAGCCCATTGTTTCTGCCCCCATGTTCGTTCGTCGACCAACCGTAGTAGACTACCGGGACGAGTACCAGGAAATTGACTTTGAAGTCAACCACGGCGGATACAACATCCCCTACCCCTACCAAGACCTGCATGTTGTGTTGGTACAAAACAGACGTTGGGACAACGCCATATACAACTTGCAACCGCTCTTTGTCCGAGACGGATCTCTATCGTATAACTACGAGTATGAGAATCTATTCCTCGGCGGAAACGAGTATCGATATTTTGACACCAAGGACCTCATCACCTTTCAATCCAGAGTAAGTCAAATCAAGTTCGATACCTTATTCCAAGTGCTGGTGACCCCTGATCAACCGAGGCGATTCACCACCTACAGCTTCTGGCCGGATGTGAACGGACAACGCGTCATCCGAAACATTCGAGGAAGAAATCCACACGTGGACGGGGACTACGCCATGACACACTTTCGCTTGTACATGCCCGAGCCTACCACAGAAGGAAACATCTATGTATATGGCGGCTTGAGCGACTGGCGGATTGACCCGCGATACATGATGCGTTACAATTATAAACGCGGTGCTTACGAAGCACAGATCCTACTGAAGCAAGGATACTACAACTACGAATATGTCCTGGTGCGTGATGGCACTGGCCAAGTGGACCCCTCTTATATTGAAGGCACTCATTTCGAAACCGAGAATCAGTATTCTGTATTGGTCTATCATCGCGAAATGGGTCAGCGTTACGATCGATTGGTAGGCGTCTCCACGGTGAACGCCACGGAATTCTACTAG
- a CDS encoding NADH:ubiquinone reductase (Na(+)-transporting) subunit D produces MSTEVNEAVVEETTQVEVKEKEGLFSKKNRKLLTTPLNDDNPITVQVLGICSALAITVKLEPAIVMSLSVFFVLGVGNVVISLLRNLIPNRIRIIVQLVVVASLVILVDQVLKAFVYDVSKQLSVFVGLIITNCIIMGRFEAFALGNNPWRSFLDGIGNSAGYAWILITVAFFRELLGSGQLFEVNIFGNSTAGSETGLYTMGYVNNGLMLLPPMALITVGIIIWVQRARNRQLIEEN; encoded by the coding sequence ATGAGCACTGAAGTGAACGAAGCTGTTGTGGAAGAGACGACCCAAGTAGAGGTCAAGGAAAAAGAAGGTCTCTTCTCGAAGAAAAACCGCAAGCTCCTCACCACACCGTTGAATGACGATAACCCGATTACTGTGCAGGTATTGGGTATATGTTCAGCCTTGGCGATCACGGTGAAATTGGAGCCAGCGATTGTAATGTCTTTATCGGTATTCTTTGTATTGGGTGTAGGAAACGTAGTGATTTCATTGCTCCGTAACCTGATTCCCAATCGAATCCGAATCATCGTCCAGCTGGTCGTTGTTGCGAGCTTGGTAATTCTCGTAGACCAGGTGCTCAAGGCCTTTGTTTACGACGTCAGTAAACAGTTGTCTGTATTTGTCGGACTCATCATCACCAACTGTATCATCATGGGGCGTTTCGAAGCCTTCGCTTTGGGGAATAACCCATGGAGATCATTCCTCGATGGAATTGGAAACTCAGCAGGATACGCGTGGATTTTGATCACAGTTGCTTTCTTCCGTGAATTGCTCGGTAGCGGTCAGCTTTTTGAGGTGAACATCTTCGGAAACTCTACTGCTGGAAGTGAAACGGGATTGTACACCATGGGTTACGTCAACAATGGTTTGATGTTGTTGCCTCCTATGGCTTTGATTACCGTGGGAATTATCATCTGGGTACAACGTGCTCGGAATCGTCAATTGATCGAAGAAAATTAA
- a CDS encoding glycosyltransferase: protein MKRAIVSVTNDLSTDQRVHKTCMTLLEKEWKVLLVGRQLPGSLPLDRPYETHRMNLVFKKGFLFYAEYNLRLFLFLMLRRADLLWSNDLDTLWPNFWVSRLRRKELVYDTHEYFTGVPELESRPRVQAVWKRIEKNIFPKLEHIITVNQSIADLYAQEYGKTLTIVRNIPPKFHVKTASSRRDWGLPEDRTVFVLQGSGINVDRGAEEAVEAMAQLETAHLVIIGGGDVLDILKSKVEQLALGDRVHFHPRMPYERMMECTQLCDVGLTLDKDTNINYRYSLPNKLFDYLQAGIAVIASGVIEVRRIVEQYALGNIIPSHDPADIAAVMNEFIRDPEWLATCKAKAREAAHELHWDTEKQNLTQIIDRFA from the coding sequence GTGAAGCGAGCCATCGTATCTGTGACGAATGACCTGAGTACCGATCAGCGCGTGCACAAGACCTGTATGACCCTCTTGGAGAAAGAGTGGAAGGTCTTGCTCGTAGGCCGTCAGTTGCCCGGTAGTTTGCCCCTCGATCGCCCTTATGAAACGCATCGGATGAATCTTGTTTTTAAGAAGGGGTTCCTGTTCTACGCTGAATACAATTTGCGACTATTCCTCTTTCTGATGCTGCGCCGAGCAGACCTGCTCTGGAGCAATGATTTGGATACCCTTTGGCCCAATTTCTGGGTGAGTCGTTTGCGCCGAAAAGAGCTTGTTTACGATACTCATGAGTACTTTACTGGGGTCCCTGAATTGGAATCTCGGCCTCGGGTTCAGGCCGTTTGGAAGCGTATTGAGAAAAATATATTTCCGAAGCTCGAGCACATAATCACTGTAAATCAGAGTATTGCGGATTTGTACGCTCAGGAGTACGGAAAAACTTTGACCATTGTGCGAAATATACCCCCGAAGTTTCACGTTAAGACGGCGAGCTCTCGCCGAGACTGGGGTCTACCCGAAGATCGGACCGTGTTCGTTCTGCAAGGAAGTGGAATCAATGTGGACCGGGGCGCGGAAGAAGCCGTAGAGGCCATGGCGCAATTGGAGACTGCGCATTTGGTGATTATCGGAGGGGGTGATGTTCTGGATATTCTGAAATCAAAAGTGGAACAGTTGGCCCTTGGAGACCGGGTTCATTTCCATCCGCGCATGCCATATGAGCGCATGATGGAATGTACGCAACTATGCGACGTCGGACTCACTCTGGATAAGGACACCAACATCAACTACCGATACAGTTTACCCAACAAGCTCTTTGATTACTTGCAAGCCGGTATCGCCGTCATCGCTAGTGGCGTGATCGAGGTCAGACGAATAGTGGAGCAGTACGCCTTGGGGAACATTATTCCGAGTCACGATCCCGCAGATATTGCAGCGGTCATGAATGAATTCATTCGCGACCCTGAGTGGTTAGCCACCTGTAAAGCGAAGGCACGCGAAGCGGCGCACGAGTTGCACTGGGACACCGAAAAACAAAACCTAACCCAAATCATCGATCGTTTTGCCTAA